The following coding sequences lie in one Rutidosis leptorrhynchoides isolate AG116_Rl617_1_P2 chromosome 6, CSIRO_AGI_Rlap_v1, whole genome shotgun sequence genomic window:
- the LOC139851857 gene encoding probable protein S-acyltransferase 23 isoform X1: protein MTCSSEIEIVSESSKQVPAEEIVIFDVFGACAYGDLPKLKKFVEEDGVSLSQPDGNGYYPLQWASLNNFPHVAHYILEHGGDVHTVDNVQQTALHWAAVRGSVAAAEVLLQNGARVEASDVNGYRAVHVAAQYGQTSFLNYIVVKYHADFDVPDNDGRTPLHWAAYKGFADTIRLLLFWDAFQGKQDKEGCTPLHWAALRGNVEACVVLVHAGTKQELTVKDSAGFTPSQIAADRGHHHVSLILSNAYRAHKNCWKDKGLVNRVSEIGYAPILFCIVFFSTILFINSILFASNFVKVTAVVGLWGWTAVSLSVASLLMFIRCSSKDPGYVKTSGGIKDNVVAEGQGPFLTIDVINTAHWTGNWSQLCPTCKIIRPVRSKHCPTCKRCVEQFDHHCPWISNCVGKRNKWDFFVFLFLGTVTSLISGVVAIYGMWTSVPTLQSQESWIFHVVFQHPGAAAFLFIDAFILLAAGTLISVQAYQICRNITTNESVNARRYGYLQGADGQFRNPYNQGVLKNCSDFLIRGYTDDNEVVAR, encoded by the exons ATGACTTGTTCATCTGAGATCGAAATTGTATCTGAGTCTTCAAAACAAGTTCCGGCAGAAGAAATTGTAATATTTGATGTATTTGGCGCATGTGCCTATGGCGATTTACCGAAACTAAAAAAGTTTGTAGAAGAAGATGGTGTATCTCTATCTCAACCAGATGGTAATGGCTATTATCCACTTCAATGGGCTTCTCTTAATAACTTTCCTCATGTTGCTCACTATATTCTTGAG CATGGTGGGGATGTGCACACGGTTGATAATGTGCAGCAGACAGCATTGCATTGGGCGGCTGTTCGGGGCTCAGTTGCAGCTGCTGAGGTTTTGTTGCAGAATGGTGCTCGTGTCGAGGCATCTGATGTAAATGGTTATCGG GCAGTTCATGTTGCAGCTCAGTATGGGCAAACATCTTTTTTGAATTATATAGTAGTCAAGTATCATGCTGATTTTGATGTACCTGACAATGATGGAAGAACCCCTCTTCATTG GGCTGCTTATAAGGGATTTGCAGATACAATCAGATTACTTCTTTTTTGGGATGCCTTCCAAGGAAAACAAGATAAAGAAG GTTGTACGCCATTGCATTGGGCTGCATTGAGAGGAAATGTGGAGGCTTGTGTGGTACTTGTGCATGCAGGGACCAAACAGGAATTAACCGTCAAAGATAGTGCTGGATTTACTCCTTCACAGATTGCTGCAGATCGAGGCCATCACCATGTTTCTTTAATCCTC TCTAATGCATATCGTGCACACAAAAACTGTTGGAAAGATAAAGGTTTGGTCAACCGAGTGAGTGAGATAGGTTACGCCCCAATTCTGTTTTGCATAGTATTTTTCAGCACGATACTCTTCATTAATTCTATTCTTTTTG CTTCTAACTTTGTAAAGGTCACTGCTGTTGTTGGGCTCTGGGGTTGGACTGCAGTGTCCCTTTCAGTCGCTTCACTACTGATGTTTATCCGCTGTAGCAG TAAAGACCCTGGTTACGTGAAAACATCAGGAGGGATAAAAGACAATGTTGTTGCCGAG GGACAGGGTCCTTTCTTGACAATTGATGTGATCAACACGGCTCATTGGACTGGAAATTGGTCTCAACTTTGTCCTACTTGCAAG ATAATAAGACCTGTCCGTTCCAAACATTGTCCTACCTGTAAACGCTGTGTTGAACAGTTTGACCATCACTGCCCCTGGATCTCAAATTGTGTGGGAAAG AGGAACAAATGGGACTTTTTCGTGTTTCTATTCTTGGGAACAGTGACTTCATTGATAAGTGGGGTGGTTGCTATTTATG GAATGTGGACTTCAGTACCAACATTACAGAGCCAAGAATCTTGGATTTTTCATGTTGTTTTTCAACATCCTGGTGCTGCTGCCTTCCTTTTCATTGATGCCTTTATCTTGCTTGCTGCTGGAACTTTGATCTCGGTACAAGCGTATCAG ATTTGTCGGAACATAACGACCAATGAATCAGTAAATGCTAGACGATATGGGTATCTTCAAGGAGCAGATGGGCAGTTTCGT
- the LOC139851857 gene encoding probable protein S-acyltransferase 23 isoform X2, with protein sequence MTCSSEIEIVSESSKQVPAEEIVIFDVFGACAYGDLPKLKKFVEEDGVSLSQPDGNGYYPLQWASLNNFPHVAHYILEHGGDVHTVDNVQQTALHWAAVRGSVAAAEVLLQNGARVEASDVNGYRAVHVAAQYGQTSFLNYIVVKYHADFDVPDNDGRTPLHWAAYKGFADTIRLLLFWDAFQGKQDKEGCTPLHWAALRGNVEACVVLVHAGTKQELTVKDSAGFTPSQIAADRGHHHVSLILVTAVVGLWGWTAVSLSVASLLMFIRCSSKDPGYVKTSGGIKDNVVAEGQGPFLTIDVINTAHWTGNWSQLCPTCKIIRPVRSKHCPTCKRCVEQFDHHCPWISNCVGKRNKWDFFVFLFLGTVTSLISGVVAIYGMWTSVPTLQSQESWIFHVVFQHPGAAAFLFIDAFILLAAGTLISVQAYQICRNITTNESVNARRYGYLQGADGQFRNPYNQGVLKNCSDFLIRGYTDDNEVVAR encoded by the exons ATGACTTGTTCATCTGAGATCGAAATTGTATCTGAGTCTTCAAAACAAGTTCCGGCAGAAGAAATTGTAATATTTGATGTATTTGGCGCATGTGCCTATGGCGATTTACCGAAACTAAAAAAGTTTGTAGAAGAAGATGGTGTATCTCTATCTCAACCAGATGGTAATGGCTATTATCCACTTCAATGGGCTTCTCTTAATAACTTTCCTCATGTTGCTCACTATATTCTTGAG CATGGTGGGGATGTGCACACGGTTGATAATGTGCAGCAGACAGCATTGCATTGGGCGGCTGTTCGGGGCTCAGTTGCAGCTGCTGAGGTTTTGTTGCAGAATGGTGCTCGTGTCGAGGCATCTGATGTAAATGGTTATCGG GCAGTTCATGTTGCAGCTCAGTATGGGCAAACATCTTTTTTGAATTATATAGTAGTCAAGTATCATGCTGATTTTGATGTACCTGACAATGATGGAAGAACCCCTCTTCATTG GGCTGCTTATAAGGGATTTGCAGATACAATCAGATTACTTCTTTTTTGGGATGCCTTCCAAGGAAAACAAGATAAAGAAG GTTGTACGCCATTGCATTGGGCTGCATTGAGAGGAAATGTGGAGGCTTGTGTGGTACTTGTGCATGCAGGGACCAAACAGGAATTAACCGTCAAAGATAGTGCTGGATTTACTCCTTCACAGATTGCTGCAGATCGAGGCCATCACCATGTTTCTTTAATCCTC GTCACTGCTGTTGTTGGGCTCTGGGGTTGGACTGCAGTGTCCCTTTCAGTCGCTTCACTACTGATGTTTATCCGCTGTAGCAG TAAAGACCCTGGTTACGTGAAAACATCAGGAGGGATAAAAGACAATGTTGTTGCCGAG GGACAGGGTCCTTTCTTGACAATTGATGTGATCAACACGGCTCATTGGACTGGAAATTGGTCTCAACTTTGTCCTACTTGCAAG ATAATAAGACCTGTCCGTTCCAAACATTGTCCTACCTGTAAACGCTGTGTTGAACAGTTTGACCATCACTGCCCCTGGATCTCAAATTGTGTGGGAAAG AGGAACAAATGGGACTTTTTCGTGTTTCTATTCTTGGGAACAGTGACTTCATTGATAAGTGGGGTGGTTGCTATTTATG GAATGTGGACTTCAGTACCAACATTACAGAGCCAAGAATCTTGGATTTTTCATGTTGTTTTTCAACATCCTGGTGCTGCTGCCTTCCTTTTCATTGATGCCTTTATCTTGCTTGCTGCTGGAACTTTGATCTCGGTACAAGCGTATCAG ATTTGTCGGAACATAACGACCAATGAATCAGTAAATGCTAGACGATATGGGTATCTTCAAGGAGCAGATGGGCAGTTTCGT